From a single Brassica napus cultivar Da-Ae chromosome C9, Da-Ae, whole genome shotgun sequence genomic region:
- the LOC106407765 gene encoding serine carboxypeptidase-like 47, with amino-acid sequence MKSKIFSLPFLLFVFIFSHFLHGYVSSDPYLEELGHHAGYYSLPNTKSSRLFYFFFESRNNITDPVVIWLSGGPGCSSSFGLLTENGPFTLTEDLSLSRNEYSWNQVSNIIYVDQPVGTGFSNISDTDVLRHDETGVSNDLYNFLQVFFKEHPQLVRNDFYITGESYAGHYIPALASRIHTGNKNNEGIPIKLKGIAIGNGLTNPEIQYGAYGDYALEMKLISQSDHESLNQVYVDCQGSIRECNIDGGLACASAYHVCFQILNYIKSENKDMNPYDVRKKCGELMCDDNSNLEKFLNQENVRKALGVGDNVFVSCNDTVYVAMIEDWMINLEVKIPTLIEDGVSLLVYAGEYDFVCNWLGNSRWVEQMNWSGQKEFGAAKTVPFMVDGKEAGVMKNHGPLTFLKVHDAGHMVPMDQPKASLQMLQTWLQGKLANQTGAIVRH; translated from the exons ATGAAATCCAAGATATTCTCTCTTCCTTTCCTcctctttgtttttattttctcccACTTCCTACACGGTTACGTTTCTAGTGATCCTTACCTTGAAGAATTGGGTCATCATGCTGGCTACTACAGCTTGCCAAATACCAAATCATCCAG GTTGTTCTATTTCTTCTTTGAGTCACGGAACAACATCACGGATCCAGTTGTGATCTGGCTGTCGGGTGGACCGGGTTGTAGTAGCAGCTTCGGTCTGTTGACTGAGAATGGTCCGTTCACTCTCACTGAGGATCTCTCACTCTCTCGGAACGAGTATAGCTGGAACCAG GTTTCCAATATAATTTACGTTGACCAACCCGTTGGGACAGGTTTCAGTAACATATCGGACACTGACGTTCTCCGGCATGACGAAACTGGTGTGAGCAACGACCTCTACAACTTCCTTCAG GTGTTTTTCAAGGAGCATCCGCAACTCGTGAGGAACGATTTCTATATCACGGGCGAATCTTATGCAGGCCATTACATTCCAGCTTTGGCTTCTCGCATTCACACTGGAAATAAAAACAATGAAGGGATTCCAATAAAACTTAAG GGTATTGCGATTGGTAACGGCCTAACCAACCCCGAGATCCAGTATGGTGCATATGGGGATTATGCGCTGGAAATGAAGTTAATCTCCCAGTCTGATCATGAAAGTCTCAACCAAGTCTACGTTGACTGTCAAGGCTCCATAAGAGAATGCA ATATTGATGGTGGTTTAGCGTGTGCTTCTGCTTACCACGTCTGCTTCCAAATCCTTAACTATATAAAATCCGAAAACAAAGACATGAAT CCCTATGACGTGAGGAAGAAATGTGGGGAGCTGATGTGTGATGACAATTCCAATCTGGAGAAATTCTTGAACCAAGAGAATGTAAGGAAAGCGTTAGGAGTTGGAGATAACGTTTTTGTATCGTGCAACGATACAGTTTATGTTGCGATGATAGAGGATTGGATGATTAATCTCGAGGTTAAGATCCCAACTCTTATCGAAGATGGAGTCAGCCTTCTAGTTTATGCCGGAGAATATGATTTCGTTTGTAATTGGCTTG GAAACTCCAGGTGGGTTGAGCAGATGAATTGGTCAGGCCAGAAGGAATTTGGAGCAGCCAAGACAGTGCCGTTCATGGTGGATGGTAAAGAAGCCGGTGTAATGAAGAATCACGGTCCTCTCACTTTTCTTAAG GTTCATGATGCTGGACACATGGTTCCGATGGATCAGCCAAAGGCTTCTCTACAAATGCTTCAGACTTGGTTGCAAGGAAAGCTCGCTAATCAAACTGGTGCGATAGTTCGTCACTGA
- the LOC106407520 gene encoding vacuolar protein sorting-associated protein 24 homolog 1-like isoform X1 translates to MERVMKIIKPKPDPKQLLRDWQHKLRQECRNIERQIRDIQKEERNVQKAIKEAARRNDMVSAKVEQKKNSFKKKSLSLCKLSTFQNVFLMMFQALAKEIVSSRRTVNRLYENKAQMNSISMHLGESVAVARTVGHLSKSAEVMKLVNNLMKAPQMAATMQEFSKEMTKAGVIEEFVNDAIDNALDSENMEDEIDEEVDQVLTAIAGETAAALPEAVRKERIKVPAQKASTSREEEAIAEGDDDEEELKEIRARLAKVRS, encoded by the exons ATGGAGAGAGTGATGAAGATCATAAAACCAAAGCCTGATCCGAAGCAACTCTTGCGTGATTGGCAACATAAGCTTCGTCAGGAGTGCCGTAACATCGAACGCCAAATTCGAG ATATAcagaaggaagagagaaatgTTCAGAAAGCTATTAAAGAGGCTGCAAGGCGAAATGATATGGTCTCAGCCAAGGtagaacaaaaaaagaatagttttaagaaaaaaagtctTAGCCTTTGTAAGCTTAGCACTTTTCAAAATGTGTTCCTGATGATGTTTCAGGCGCTTGCTAAGGAGATTGTGAGCTCGAGAAGAACAGTTAACCGGTTATATGAAAACAAGGCCCAGATGAATTCCATATCAATGCACCTTGGGGAGAGTGTTG CTGTTGCTAGAACAGTTGGGCATCTGTCCAAGAGTGCGGAGGTTATGAAGCTAGTCAATAACCTCATGAAAGCACCACAAATGGCTGCAACTATGCAGGAGTTCAGCAAAGAGATGACTAAG GCCGGAGTTATTGAGGAGTTTGTGAATGATGCCATTGACAATGCACTGGATTCAGAGAATATGGAAGATGAGATCGACGAAGAGGTTGATCAAGTATTGACAGCTATTGCTGGAGAAACCGCTGCTGCGCTTCCAGAAGCTGTCAGGAAGGAAAGGATAAAGGTGCCTGCGCAGAAGGCGAGCACTTCCCGCGAG GAAGAGGCAATTGCagaaggtgatgatgatgaggaagaacTGAAGGAGATTCGAGCTCGGCTCGCTAAAGTTAGATCCTAA
- the LOC106407520 gene encoding vacuolar protein sorting-associated protein 24 homolog 1-like isoform X2, whose amino-acid sequence MERVMKIIKPKPDPKQLLRDWQHKLRQECRNIERQIRDIQKEERNVQKAIKEAARRNDMVSAKALAKEIVSSRRTVNRLYENKAQMNSISMHLGESVAVARTVGHLSKSAEVMKLVNNLMKAPQMAATMQEFSKEMTKAGVIEEFVNDAIDNALDSENMEDEIDEEVDQVLTAIAGETAAALPEAVRKERIKVPAQKASTSREEEAIAEGDDDEEELKEIRARLAKVRS is encoded by the exons ATGGAGAGAGTGATGAAGATCATAAAACCAAAGCCTGATCCGAAGCAACTCTTGCGTGATTGGCAACATAAGCTTCGTCAGGAGTGCCGTAACATCGAACGCCAAATTCGAG ATATAcagaaggaagagagaaatgTTCAGAAAGCTATTAAAGAGGCTGCAAGGCGAAATGATATGGTCTCAGCCAAG GCGCTTGCTAAGGAGATTGTGAGCTCGAGAAGAACAGTTAACCGGTTATATGAAAACAAGGCCCAGATGAATTCCATATCAATGCACCTTGGGGAGAGTGTTG CTGTTGCTAGAACAGTTGGGCATCTGTCCAAGAGTGCGGAGGTTATGAAGCTAGTCAATAACCTCATGAAAGCACCACAAATGGCTGCAACTATGCAGGAGTTCAGCAAAGAGATGACTAAG GCCGGAGTTATTGAGGAGTTTGTGAATGATGCCATTGACAATGCACTGGATTCAGAGAATATGGAAGATGAGATCGACGAAGAGGTTGATCAAGTATTGACAGCTATTGCTGGAGAAACCGCTGCTGCGCTTCCAGAAGCTGTCAGGAAGGAAAGGATAAAGGTGCCTGCGCAGAAGGCGAGCACTTCCCGCGAG GAAGAGGCAATTGCagaaggtgatgatgatgaggaagaacTGAAGGAGATTCGAGCTCGGCTCGCTAAAGTTAGATCCTAA